In Deinococcus maricopensis DSM 21211, the sequence GCGCGCCGTGGGGGACTTCGTCGCGGAGGCGTTCGAGTTGACCGGCGCCGAAGTGCAGGCGCGTGGGGTTCTGGAAGCTGAAGGGCTGCATGACCGCTGAGCATGGCCCGAACGGGGGCGGCGGAGGGTGCGCTCGTCACACACGCGGGTCATGCGGAAGGCGCCGCGCTCCGTGCGGTCACGGGCGCGGCGCGGCGGTGTTGAATGGTTATGCGGCGGGCGTGGCGGGCGCGTCGCCTTCGGCGCGGCGGGTGCGCGCGGGCTTTTCGGGCGCGTCGCTGGGGGGCGTCGCGGCGGCAGCCGGGGCGGGGGCGGGCGCGGCGGTGGGGGCGCTGATGCGCGCGAGGGCGTCGCCGAACGCGCGGAGCTCGTCGCTGCCTTCGAGGTCTTGGACGGCGCGGGCGTTCAGGGCGCGCAGTTCATCGCGGGTGACGGCGTACTCGTCGGACGCAAAGCCCTTGAGGGACTGCAGGGTGCGGTAAGCGTCTTCGGCGCTGAGTGTGACGCCTTTGCTGGTGGTGATGGTGGCGTCGCTGGTCATGTCGGCACCGTACAGCGTCATGGTGCCGGGCGCGACGAGGGCGGCGCGGTCACCTCGCTCGTCCATGTGGTTGGCAAGCTGGATGAGTTTGCGCAGGTCGCTCATGCGGTGGAAGAGGTCGAGGTGGGCGAGCATGGCGCCGGCTTTTTTCAGCAGGTCGTTCTTCTGGGGGTCCATACTCGCATTGTTCTGTTTTGCGCGAATTATGCAAGTGTTTTAAGCCACATTGCAGATCAATGAAGCCTCGACCTGCCTCAAAGACGCCTCCGCCCGGTTGTCGCGGGCGGAGGCTCGGATCGAACAAACTCGATGTACAGCCGAAAATCGATGGATGAGTGCGCCATCGGCACTCCCATTTCGGTAATCACAGAATATGTCCAGTGCAGAAAATTGTCAACACGCTCGTTGAATATGAAGTGCATATGAGGATGCTAGGCAAAAATGCCTACTCCTCACTTTTGCGACCTCCTACACCCTGCCCCTACCCTCAACCCATGCCCTACGCCACCGTGCGCCCCGCCGCCCCCACCGACGCCCACACCCTCGCCCTGCTGCACAACAGCACCACCGAACCGCACTTCCACACCACCGCCGCCCGGCAGCACACCCGCCTCAGCAAACCCAACCACACCCCCACCCTCGTGCTCGAACAACACGGTCGACTGCTCGGCGCCATGACCCTCTGGCTCAACCCCGACCACCCCGCGCACCTCTGGATCGGCCCCATGCTCCACCCCGACGAACGCACCACCGCCACCGCCACCCACCTGCTCACCGCCGCCCGCCACCACGCCCGCACCCACGGCGCCGCCCACCTCTGGCTCAGCCTCCGCGAGGACTACCTCCCCACCGCGCCCGACCCCCTTACGCACGGCTTCCACGAGGTGCACCGCACCTTCGGCGGTGGCTTCCACCTCACCACCCCGCCCCTCAACCCTGACCGCTTCAGCGTGCCCGGCATCAGCATCCAGCCGGCCCTCCCTCACCGAGACGACCCCCGCCTCGCCGCGCTCTACGCCCTCACCCGCCACGACAAGGTCACCGCCGACCCCACCATCCCCCCTGCCAGCGACACGCTGCACACCCCGGACCAGCTCTGGGCGCAGGCGTTCATCGCCACGCACGGCGAAGACCTCATCGGGCTCGCCGTGCCCGAACGCAGCGGCCTCGGCGCCTGGAACGCCCTCCTGACCGTCCACCCGCACCACCGCCACCGCGGCCTCGGCACCGCCCTGCAGGCCCACGTGAACGCCGCCCTGCACCACGCAGGCACCCCCTTCCTGAACACCGCCGGCGTCACCACGGACGCCGCGTACCTGCGGGTGCTCACACGGCTCGGCGCGCGCATCGAACCCGACTGGATCGCCTACCGCGCCCCCGTGGACGCCTGAATGCCGCACATCCGCCCCGCCACGCCCGACGACGCCGATACCCTCGCCGCGCTCGTCCACGCCGCGTACCTCGGGCAGTTCCCTGTGCACCCCGAGCAGTACCGCACCGCGAACCCCGCGCCCGGCCACCTGCACCTCGTCGCCGCGCAGGGCCACGACGTCACCGCCGCCGTGCACATCACCCCGTTCGGTGAGCGCGCCCCCCGCGCCGCCCGCCTGCAATTCGCCGGCGATCACGCGCAGTACGCCGCGCTGTACACTGCCGCACTCACGCACCTGCCGTCCGGAACACGCACGCTCATCAGCGTCGTCCGCGAGGACCACACCCCACAACGCGCGTTCCTGGACGCTGCCGCCTTCCGCAATGCCCACCAGTCCTGGGGCGCGCACCTTGACCTCCGAACCTTCAACCCGGAC encodes:
- a CDS encoding GNAT family N-acetyltransferase encodes the protein MPYATVRPAAPTDAHTLALLHNSTTEPHFHTTAARQHTRLSKPNHTPTLVLEQHGRLLGAMTLWLNPDHPAHLWIGPMLHPDERTTATATHLLTAARHHARTHGAAHLWLSLREDYLPTAPDPLTHGFHEVHRTFGGGFHLTTPPLNPDRFSVPGISIQPALPHRDDPRLAALYALTRHDKVTADPTIPPASDTLHTPDQLWAQAFIATHGEDLIGLAVPERSGLGAWNALLTVHPHHRHRGLGTALQAHVNAALHHAGTPFLNTAGVTTDAAYLRVLTRLGARIEPDWIAYRAPVDA